A window of the Emys orbicularis isolate rEmyOrb1 chromosome 1, rEmyOrb1.hap1, whole genome shotgun sequence genome harbors these coding sequences:
- the LOC135895712 gene encoding olfactory receptor 52E4-like, which yields MSDSNRTNFTNPSTFILLGIPGLEAAHIWISIPFCAMYAIATLGNFTILFIVKREPSLHGPMFYFLCMLAVTDLVMSTSTLPKMLSIFWFNSREISFSACLTQMYFVHSLSGMESGILVAMAFDRYVAICHPLRHSTILTNPVVAKIGLAVVLRSGILALPYPFLVRRWPYCTTNIIPHFYCEHIAVVKLACADIRINSYYGLFDLLTVILMDGFFIAMSYTQILRAIFRLPTKDARLKTFGTCISHVCAILALYIPDLFSSLMLRFGHNLPLNFLILITGVYHLVPPVLHPVIYGVRTKQIRGRLLQLFAYKKT from the coding sequence ATGTCAGATTCTAACAGAACcaacttcaccaacccctccaccttcatcctacttggcattcctggcctggaggcagcccaTATCTGGATCTCCATTCCCTTCTGTGCTATGTACGCCATAGCCAcgttggggaacttcaccatcctgttcatcgtgaagagggagcccagcctccatgggcccatgttctatttcctctgcatgctggccgtcaCCGACCTGGTCATGTCCACATCCACCCTGCCCAAAATgttgagcatcttctggttcaattccagggagatcagtttcagtgcctgcctcacccaaaTGTATTTTGTTCACTCCCTCTCAGGGATGGAGTCTGGAATCctcgtggccatggcttttgatcgctatgtggccatctgccatcccctgagacattccaccatcctgacaaacccAGTGGTGGCCAAGATCGGCTTGGCTGTGGTGCTGCGCAGTGGCATACTCGCATTACCCTATCCCTTCCTGGTGAGACGGTGGCCATATTGCAcaaccaacatcatcccccacttTTATTGTGAGCATATagctgtggtgaagctggcctgcgctGACATCCGCATCAATAGTTACTATGGCCTGTTTGATCTTCTCACTGTCATTTTAATGGATGGGTTTTTTATCGCCATGTCCTATActcagatcctcagggccatcttccgcctccccacaaaggatgcccgGCTGAAAACTTTTGGGACCTGTATCTCTCACGTTTGTGCCATCTTAGCTTTGTACATCCCAGATTTATTTTCCTCTCTCATGCTGCGGTTTGGCCACAATCTGCCACTGAATTTCCTCATTCTCATTACCGGTGTGTACCACCTCGTTCCCCCCGTGCTACACCCCGTCATTTAcggggtgaggaccaaacagatccggggcaggctgctccagctctttgCTTATAAAAAGACCTAA